In one window of Mobiluncus massiliensis DNA:
- a CDS encoding GNAT family N-acetyltransferase: MKPTTQEASPLELKVKTFAQLSNTELYAILKLRVDVFVVEQACPYPEIDGRDEDSLHVWLEQDGEILAYLRVLDRGVESEYVAIGRVIAARRRQGLGSEIMKAGIRVAQEHFHAEAIYLEGQVYAQGFYESLGFRQISEPYLEDNIPHIKMLRESDPS; this comes from the coding sequence ATGAAACCCACGACACAGGAGGCATCACCTTTGGAACTGAAGGTTAAGACTTTCGCGCAGCTTAGCAACACGGAACTGTATGCGATCTTAAAACTGCGGGTTGATGTTTTCGTAGTCGAACAGGCTTGCCCCTACCCGGAAATTGATGGGCGAGATGAAGATTCTCTGCACGTGTGGCTGGAACAGGACGGCGAAATTCTGGCTTACCTGCGCGTCTTGGATCGCGGCGTGGAGAGCGAATATGTCGCGATTGGCCGCGTCATTGCCGCGCGCCGCCGCCAGGGCTTGGGTTCTGAAATCATGAAAGCAGGAATACGCGTGGCTCAGGAGCATTTCCACGCCGAAGCCATCTATCTGGAGGGACAGGTCTATGCCCAGGGGTTCTATGAAAGCCTCGGGTTCCGCCAGATTTCCGAGCCCTACTTGGAGGACAATATCCCCCATATCAAGATGCTGCGCGAGTCTGACCCGAGCTAG
- a CDS encoding cell wall-binding repeat-containing protein, which yields MGVKRWLVGLVAAGSMFGLAGVSAVPAVAGELAHERLAGPSGVETSLAVAKHTWGTDWKVVYVASNRNPVDALPAATIGDGPVVLTDGKSLNLGGVKPGKIVILGGTGAVSQAIEDQAKASGVEVVRLAGADRNATAVAIAKQWTKVNGTPKNVYVTKNTGSGSPDAVAASVLRDGPILTFTNDASAAALPGVVSELKAPKVTALGGGAVVPDSVLNTAASGAATARLAGANRYETAFEIAKYAKAQKSGSVVYLASGTALKDAMVAGAAKDGVILLSPSNGEGVKAKADALGASKLMIIGGTGVMPDTTVQAATTGIIPKKPLADMTLAEMRANYPSAGPAQYYRNEAIAASYSYCLENSGFEFRLIADAGWEVPMFFYAKPKTGMTPQRLVDEMGWLFHNLDLAQRWFTDPNYRAYGDDTNPSIINGWGGTVAAQEHDPLRFYPSQCRPGAEHPEWTKPFPIGKRLERTTDEGANYSCAADGGVLKCFWWGKYVQSDTQGQDENNPLWFTANYKQSEK from the coding sequence ATGGGTGTGAAGAGATGGTTGGTGGGGCTGGTTGCGGCTGGTTCCATGTTTGGTTTGGCTGGTGTGTCAGCTGTGCCGGCGGTGGCTGGTGAGTTGGCGCATGAGCGTTTGGCTGGCCCGTCTGGGGTGGAGACGTCCCTAGCAGTGGCGAAGCACACGTGGGGGACTGATTGGAAAGTCGTGTATGTGGCGTCCAATCGTAACCCGGTGGACGCCCTACCGGCAGCGACTATCGGGGACGGCCCGGTTGTGTTGACTGACGGTAAGAGCCTGAATCTGGGTGGGGTGAAACCCGGCAAGATTGTGATTCTTGGTGGTACTGGTGCGGTGTCCCAGGCTATTGAGGACCAAGCGAAAGCTAGCGGTGTCGAGGTAGTGCGTTTGGCGGGGGCTGATCGTAATGCTACGGCGGTGGCTATCGCGAAACAGTGGACGAAGGTTAACGGTACCCCGAAGAATGTGTATGTGACGAAGAATACGGGTTCGGGTTCTCCTGACGCGGTCGCGGCTAGCGTGTTGCGTGATGGCCCGATTCTCACGTTTACGAATGATGCTTCCGCGGCAGCCTTGCCCGGGGTCGTCTCCGAACTGAAAGCCCCGAAAGTGACCGCCCTGGGTGGTGGGGCTGTTGTGCCCGATAGTGTGTTGAACACGGCTGCTAGCGGTGCGGCGACGGCCCGCCTGGCGGGGGCGAACCGGTATGAGACCGCGTTCGAGATAGCTAAATATGCGAAGGCTCAAAAGTCCGGCAGCGTGGTTTACTTGGCTTCGGGTACGGCGTTGAAAGACGCGATGGTTGCTGGTGCCGCCAAAGACGGGGTCATCCTGCTTAGCCCATCTAATGGGGAGGGTGTGAAAGCGAAAGCTGACGCCCTGGGTGCCAGCAAACTGATGATTATCGGCGGGACCGGCGTCATGCCCGACACCACCGTCCAAGCCGCCACCACCGGCATCATCCCCAAGAAACCATTGGCAGACATGACCCTCGCAGAAATGCGCGCCAACTACCCATCAGCAGGTCCAGCGCAGTATTACCGTAACGAGGCTATTGCTGCTTCTTATTCATATTGCCTTGAAAATTCCGGCTTTGAGTTCCGTCTGATTGCCGATGCTGGTTGGGAAGTTCCGATGTTCTTCTATGCTAAGCCAAAGACGGGGATGACTCCGCAACGCTTAGTAGATGAAATGGGCTGGTTATTCCATAACTTGGATTTGGCGCAACGTTGGTTTACCGATCCGAATTACAGAGCTTACGGTGATGATACGAACCCTTCAATTATCAACGGCTGGGGAGGCACTGTAGCAGCACAGGAACATGACCCTCTTAGGTTCTATCCTTCCCAGTGCCGCCCTGGTGCTGAACATCCCGAATGGACCAAACCCTTCCCCATTGGCAAACGGTTGGAACGTACCACTGATGAAGGGGCAAACTACAGCTGCGCAGCTGATGGTGGGGTTCTGAAGTGCTTCTGGTGGGGTAAATATGTGCAAAGCGACACTCAGGGGCAGGATGAGAACAATCCATTGTGGTTCACTGCAAATTACAAGCAGAGTGAGAAGTAA